The Octadecabacter arcticus 238 genome contains a region encoding:
- a CDS encoding glycine cleavage T C-terminal barrel domain-containing protein has product MAHELEFAHFSFGTQVRKSPYSDAALRWGAKGFSVYNHMYIPRDFGNPEQNFWNLINQAILCDVSVERQVEIKGPDAAKFTQYLCSRDLSTCKIGQCKYVLITDQDGGVINDPIVLKLAEDHFWLSIADTDVLLWARGLAVNAGMDVELSEPDVSPLQLQGPKSRDILRACFGDAPTELKYYHFMEYDWHGVPLIISRTGWSSELGYEIFLRDGSAGGRLWEHIMDIGVPMGLKPGHTSGIRRIEAGMLSYHADLTLANNPFELNLDRLVNLDMEADFVGKDALARIKEKGVRQRLVGLEIEGLPFVGTNDFFWPVMKDGTQVGTVTSAVYSPRLDKNIALGMLSVEHTDIGTQLIVDKLGETRGGTVVPIPFHDPKKSLAVAS; this is encoded by the coding sequence ATGGCACATGAACTGGAATTTGCACACTTCAGCTTCGGCACTCAGGTCCGAAAATCCCCCTATTCCGACGCGGCTCTGCGTTGGGGCGCCAAGGGTTTTTCAGTCTATAACCATATGTACATACCGCGCGATTTCGGCAATCCGGAACAAAACTTCTGGAACCTGATCAATCAAGCGATCCTGTGTGACGTGTCGGTCGAACGCCAGGTCGAAATCAAAGGGCCGGATGCCGCCAAATTCACACAGTATCTATGCTCGCGTGACCTGTCGACATGCAAGATCGGGCAATGCAAATACGTGCTGATCACCGATCAGGACGGCGGGGTCATCAATGATCCGATCGTGCTCAAGCTTGCCGAGGATCATTTCTGGCTGTCTATTGCCGACACCGACGTCCTGCTCTGGGCGCGCGGCCTGGCCGTGAATGCCGGCATGGATGTCGAGCTGTCTGAGCCCGATGTTTCGCCCCTTCAGCTTCAGGGCCCCAAGTCTCGCGACATCCTACGCGCGTGCTTTGGCGACGCCCCGACAGAACTGAAGTACTACCACTTCATGGAATATGACTGGCACGGCGTGCCGTTGATTATTTCGCGCACTGGATGGTCGAGCGAGCTTGGCTACGAGATCTTCTTGCGCGACGGCTCGGCTGGTGGCCGGCTTTGGGAGCACATCATGGATATCGGCGTGCCAATGGGACTCAAGCCGGGCCACACCTCCGGCATTCGCCGGATCGAGGCGGGAATGCTATCATATCACGCCGATCTGACCTTGGCGAACAACCCTTTCGAGTTGAACCTGGACCGTCTGGTCAATCTGGACATGGAGGCGGATTTCGTAGGCAAGGATGCGCTGGCCAGGATCAAGGAGAAGGGTGTAAGACAGCGGCTAGTTGGTTTGGAAATCGAAGGGCTTCCTTTCGTTGGAACAAACGATTTCTTCTGGCCGGTCATGAAGGATGGCACGCAGGTCGGCACGGTTACCTCGGCAGTCTATTCCCCGCGGCTGGACAAGAACATCGCTCTCGGAATGCTGAGCGTCGAACACACAGACATCGGCACGCAGCTGATAGTAGACAAGCTGGGCGAAACACGGGGCGGGACTGTTGTGCCGATCCCGTTCCACGATCCGAAAAAGTCGCTCGCTGTCGCGAGCTGA
- a CDS encoding DUF6671 family protein, which yields MHGKEQAIAPVFLATLNVIVAPAEGVDTDALGTFSGETPRRGTVLETAVAKARLGMERARLPFGIASEGSFGPHPLFPIIPAGFELMAFVDDERGTTVHESLVIDETNFAHIETSRMEPITQFLAQVGFPSHGLIVRPNVGDIETALVKGIVNFPDLQSAIQAAAALSDDGCARVDTDMRAHLNPTRMKSLTTLAMQLADRLSRFCPSCAAPGWGRVKVIRGLPCEMCETATEWVLSEVFGCAACTHQDERSRADGLIHTGPANCPACNP from the coding sequence ATGCATGGAAAAGAACAAGCAATCGCGCCGGTGTTCCTCGCTACCTTGAATGTAATAGTCGCACCGGCGGAGGGCGTCGACACGGATGCGCTTGGAACATTTTCTGGCGAAACTCCGCGACGTGGCACAGTGCTAGAAACGGCTGTTGCAAAGGCGCGTCTCGGTATGGAACGCGCACGGCTTCCCTTTGGCATAGCAAGCGAGGGCAGCTTCGGGCCGCACCCGCTTTTCCCGATCATACCAGCAGGCTTTGAACTGATGGCATTCGTCGATGATGAGCGGGGCACGACGGTCCACGAAAGCCTTGTGATCGACGAGACAAACTTTGCGCATATAGAAACTTCGCGAATGGAACCTATAACGCAATTTCTGGCTCAGGTGGGATTTCCGTCGCATGGTTTGATCGTGCGGCCGAATGTTGGTGATATCGAGACGGCACTTGTTAAAGGAATAGTCAATTTTCCTGACCTACAGTCCGCAATTCAAGCGGCCGCCGCACTTTCTGATGATGGCTGTGCGCGCGTTGATACCGATATGCGCGCGCACCTGAACCCAACCCGCATGAAATCCCTGACTACCCTCGCAATGCAGCTCGCAGATCGTCTATCGCGTTTTTGTCCGTCCTGCGCAGCACCGGGTTGGGGGCGCGTGAAAGTGATTCGGGGTCTGCCCTGCGAGATGTGTGAAACCGCGACCGAATGGGTTCTGTCAGAGGTCTTCGGTTGTGCGGCATGCACGCATCAAGACGAAAGATCCCGTGCTGACGGTCTCATCCATACAGGCCCTGCGAATTGTCCGGCGTGCAATCCTTAG
- a CDS encoding dihydroxy-acid dehydratase, whose translation MTNPNAVLIDNHPGRSTQTIGLAIEIGTDPALIHEPSVGVVGTKGDSQCYLGVAAKVEAIHQALKTRIGTEPGQLKYRLVQPEFTIATSDGMRNGTPEMRYSLIGREVTHDALCEHLSATGLAGTIAVVACDKPPVGTLAAMLEHNLPSIIMSDGPIHPGTDPKTGEKLDIVSAFQVAGHPDPEYRHHIACHACPGFGSCGGMFTYNTMQTFIGVLGMQPLHMVAPPSDDPRRLNEFPAELVTLLAQMIENDLKPRDIVGRDSLRNATIVAMAIGGSTNALLHAPEIARAAGFADFWKDIITPEEFNHLSQHVVPVLTNARPYGKYSMVDIDRVGGVQIIVRELLEAGLLNGDVLTCTGETLAEQVARLGAKRADGEVIYPVEAPYKPTGGLRMLGGNLSPEFSAILKLAGVEGGLENNLFRGKARVFDGQQALLNMLDRTPEGFEDNDMIIVRYEGPSGAPGMPEMLDPTARITTLCRERGIVIALMTDARFSGGSIGLVIGHVGPEAALGGPIAFVENGDEIVVDLNLNEINCTALSDPAILDVRKAAWDKVVADNGGFHPSAGVADTRLLQRARHMAVPARRGAGLHPNRTVWVLNPRDATGSGFTPRNKFRPETDRRREIAGIDPKA comes from the coding sequence TTGACCAATCCAAATGCCGTCCTGATTGACAATCACCCCGGCCGATCGACCCAGACCATCGGCCTTGCCATCGAAATCGGGACCGATCCGGCCCTTATCCATGAGCCGTCTGTCGGCGTGGTTGGCACCAAGGGCGACAGCCAATGCTATCTGGGCGTGGCCGCCAAGGTCGAGGCGATCCACCAGGCTCTCAAGACCCGCATCGGCACCGAGCCGGGTCAGTTGAAATATCGCCTCGTACAGCCTGAATTCACGATTGCTACCTCGGACGGCATGCGCAACGGCACACCTGAGATGCGCTATTCGCTGATCGGGCGCGAGGTTACGCATGATGCCTTGTGCGAACACCTAAGTGCAACGGGCCTTGCTGGTACTATTGCCGTCGTCGCTTGCGACAAGCCGCCCGTCGGCACACTAGCGGCCATGCTGGAACATAACTTGCCCTCGATCATCATGTCTGATGGTCCAATCCACCCCGGCACCGACCCCAAAACGGGCGAAAAGCTAGATATCGTCAGCGCCTTTCAAGTCGCGGGCCATCCGGACCCCGAATACCGCCACCACATCGCCTGCCATGCCTGTCCGGGCTTTGGCAGCTGCGGTGGCATGTTCACCTACAACACCATGCAGACTTTCATTGGGGTTTTAGGAATGCAGCCCCTGCACATGGTTGCCCCCCCGTCGGACGATCCACGCCGCCTAAACGAGTTTCCTGCCGAACTGGTCACGTTGCTGGCCCAGATGATCGAGAACGACCTCAAGCCCCGCGACATCGTTGGGCGCGACAGCCTGCGCAACGCCACGATTGTGGCCATGGCCATCGGTGGCTCCACCAACGCACTTTTGCACGCGCCCGAGATTGCCCGCGCCGCAGGTTTTGCTGATTTCTGGAAAGACATCATCACACCCGAAGAGTTCAACCACCTATCACAACACGTCGTTCCTGTGCTGACCAACGCGCGACCTTACGGCAAGTATTCCATGGTTGATATCGACAGGGTGGGCGGTGTGCAGATCATAGTGCGCGAATTGCTGGAAGCGGGTCTGCTGAACGGCGATGTGCTGACTTGCACGGGCGAGACGCTGGCCGAGCAAGTCGCGCGCCTTGGTGCCAAACGTGCCGACGGCGAGGTGATCTATCCCGTCGAGGCACCTTACAAGCCCACTGGTGGGTTGCGCATGCTGGGCGGCAACTTATCACCCGAGTTTTCGGCCATCCTGAAGCTTGCAGGGGTCGAGGGCGGGCTAGAGAACAATCTGTTCCGCGGCAAGGCGCGAGTCTTCGACGGTCAGCAGGCACTGCTCAACATGTTGGACCGGACACCCGAGGGTTTTGAAGACAACGACATGATCATCGTGCGCTACGAGGGGCCAAGTGGTGCGCCCGGCATGCCCGAAATGCTCGACCCTACCGCGCGCATCACGACCCTGTGCCGCGAGCGCGGCATTGTCATCGCCCTGATGACTGACGCACGCTTCTCTGGTGGCTCGATCGGCCTTGTCATTGGCCATGTGGGGCCCGAAGCTGCACTTGGCGGACCAATTGCCTTTGTCGAAAACGGCGATGAAATCGTGGTGGATCTAAATCTTAACGAGATCAACTGCACTGCCCTGAGCGATCCCGCGATCCTTGATGTCCGCAAGGCCGCGTGGGACAAGGTGGTGGCAGACAATGGCGGCTTCCATCCAAGTGCGGGTGTTGCCGATACCCGCCTGCTGCAACGTGCTCGGCACATGGCTGTTCCGGCGCGGCGTGGGGCGGGTCTGCACCCCAACCGAACCGTCTGGGTACTCAACCCGCGTGACGCGACCGGGTCGGGCTTCACGCCGCGAAACAAGTTCCGTCCCGAAACGGACAGGAGGCGTGAGATAGCCGGAATCGATCCAAAGGCCTGA
- a CDS encoding MFS transporter: MHERRIPEWLRHAPAPSVRGFAVLAGAEAIARGILISVFPLAMYRALQDASVVSEVYFFVGVASLLIGLSIPYLIRFVPRLWIYLVGTMMFVAGALTTILEGAGATIVGLSLTTFATVTTFVCLNAYVLDYVSKTNLGKYETSRLFYSALGWTVGPALGVFLYDWWQPAPFLIAAVAAFAMLVIFLVMRLGNGRLIVRRHTAPSNPFAYLPRFFQQPRLITGWIFAVIRSCGWWVYVIYLPIYAVQNGLSEQLGGMALSISNGALFLTPLMFRFMQRHSVRTAVRTGFLMSGLVFALAGMPHGFPLFAVACLMSGSFFLILLDVCGGLPFLLAVKPSERTEMSAIYSSFRDVSGIVTPAAAWLVLLAAPISGVFVAGGVALISTWALANKLHPRIGQARIAIESPTVIANESGSQIITPGAAT, encoded by the coding sequence ATGCATGAACGCCGAATACCCGAATGGCTCCGCCATGCCCCCGCGCCAAGTGTACGTGGTTTTGCTGTCTTGGCTGGTGCCGAAGCTATCGCCAGAGGCATTCTGATCTCGGTTTTCCCATTGGCTATGTATCGTGCTCTTCAAGATGCGAGCGTTGTGTCAGAGGTCTATTTCTTTGTCGGCGTTGCATCTCTTTTGATCGGCTTGTCGATCCCCTATCTGATCCGGTTTGTGCCAAGGCTTTGGATCTATTTAGTGGGTACGATGATGTTTGTTGCCGGTGCGCTTACCACCATTCTGGAGGGCGCGGGTGCGACCATTGTGGGGCTGTCGCTGACGACATTTGCAACGGTCACGACATTCGTATGTTTGAACGCTTATGTGCTTGATTATGTTTCAAAAACAAACCTTGGAAAGTATGAAACATCGCGCCTCTTTTACAGCGCGTTGGGGTGGACAGTAGGGCCCGCATTGGGTGTGTTCCTTTACGATTGGTGGCAACCGGCACCTTTCCTGATCGCGGCCGTTGCGGCATTTGCGATGTTGGTAATATTCTTGGTAATGCGCCTAGGGAACGGAAGGCTGATCGTGAGAAGGCATACCGCTCCATCCAATCCATTCGCCTATTTGCCTCGATTTTTTCAACAACCAAGGCTAATCACAGGATGGATTTTTGCGGTGATCCGGTCGTGTGGATGGTGGGTCTACGTTATCTATCTTCCGATCTACGCTGTCCAAAACGGACTAAGCGAACAGCTGGGGGGAATGGCCCTCTCAATTTCAAATGGTGCGCTATTTCTTACACCCTTGATGTTTCGTTTCATGCAACGCCATTCGGTTCGAACCGCAGTTAGAACTGGCTTTTTGATGTCTGGCCTTGTCTTTGCGCTGGCGGGCATGCCTCACGGCTTTCCGCTGTTTGCCGTCGCGTGTCTGATGTCGGGGTCATTCTTCCTGATCCTCTTGGATGTTTGCGGCGGATTGCCATTCTTGCTTGCGGTCAAACCGTCTGAGCGAACCGAAATGTCAGCCATTTATTCAAGTTTTCGGGATGTGTCGGGAATTGTAACGCCGGCCGCGGCGTGGTTGGTATTGTTGGCAGCGCCCATCTCGGGCGTCTTTGTCGCCGGTGGCGTCGCCTTGATATCCACCTGGGCTTTGGCAAACAAACTCCACCCAAGGATCGGTCAAGCCCGCATAGCCATCGAAAGCCCGACCGTCATAGCAAATGAAAGCGGCTCTCAGATCATAACACCAGGCGCGGCGACTTGA
- a CDS encoding LysR substrate-binding domain-containing protein, whose translation MVRLLARAGIGVAVAPTVVLAEEIASGILQTAAFPLGISEPFFAVTLPRKFPHPALKNLLAGKSPAQKHSDEAAIRGATEN comes from the coding sequence ATGGTCCGCTTGCTTGCGCGTGCAGGGATCGGTGTGGCGGTTGCCCCGACGGTCGTCCTCGCAGAAGAGATCGCAAGCGGCATATTGCAGACGGCGGCTTTCCCTCTGGGCATCTCCGAGCCGTTCTTTGCGGTAACTCTGCCACGCAAATTTCCGCATCCCGCCTTAAAGAACTTGCTTGCGGGGAAGTCTCCAGCTCAGAAGCATAGTGACGAAGCTGCCATTCGCGGCGCTACAGAAAATTGA
- a CDS encoding IS3 family transposase (programmed frameshift), with protein MVMPSQSPLSPDAGSGAVLAPTSPPRVVNAPLAPTAELTSIPKRRNFTAKYKLRILDETDQVADTGGVSAILRREGLYSSALTDWRRARAAGTLGALQPMRRGPQKAPANPLQAELAKANREVTALRRRLDQAEAIIAIQKKVAGLLDEMGADARAQRQIMMAVAIALPTGSGLTSAVCAALSLSRASVLRQRAALTAPPRTRPPRAASSRALPGRERDQVLHHLREPRFADQTPTEVFATLLDEGTYLCSIRTMYRILAAQGEVGERRRQRTHPVYQKPKLLAEAPNQVWSWDITKLRGPVKWSYFYLYVILDIFSRRVVGWRVEHAESASQFKELFIDAMEKHEVPRDQLTLHADRGGPMKAKTTALMLVDLGVLKSHSRPHTSNDNPFSEAHFKTLKYQPEFPKNFETIEQACAFCRRFFAWYNQDHHNAGIGLMTPDQIHFGQAQEIYTARQATLDAAFLATPERFVHKPPKPPQIPTAVWINPPKPTEETQA; from the exons ATGGTTATGCCTTCACAATCACCACTTTCGCCAGATGCTGGATCTGGAGCCGTTTTGGCCCCGACGTCGCCTCCCCGCGTTGTTAATGCGCCGTTGGCTCCCACAGCGGAACTGACGAGCATCCCGAAGCGACGCAACTTCACAGCCAAATACAAACTGCGCATTCTGGATGAGACGGACCAAGTGGCAGACACTGGCGGGGTTTCCGCCATTCTACGGCGGGAGGGGCTTTATTCCTCTGCACTGACCGATTGGCGCCGTGCGCGGGCGGCCGGCACATTGGGTGCATTGCAGCCAATGCGCCGTGGCCCACAAAAGGCACCTGCCAATCCATTGCAAGCTGAGCTGGCCAAGGCCAACCGTGAGGTGACAGCCTTGCGGCGCCGTCTGGATCAGGCGGAAGCCATCATTGCCATCCAAAAAAAAGTGGCGGGACTTCTGGACGAGATGG GAGCAGACGCAAGAGCGCAGCGGCAAATCATGATGGCCGTCGCGATTGCATTGCCCACCGGCAGCGGCTTGACCTCGGCTGTCTGCGCCGCGCTATCATTATCGCGCGCGAGCGTTCTTCGACAGCGTGCGGCGCTGACGGCACCACCACGCACACGCCCACCGCGCGCAGCGTCTTCGCGGGCTCTGCCGGGAAGGGAAAGAGACCAGGTATTGCACCACCTGCGCGAACCCCGCTTTGCGGATCAGACGCCCACAGAGGTCTTTGCCACCTTGCTGGATGAAGGCACCTATCTGTGTTCAATCCGCACGATGTATCGGATATTGGCCGCGCAGGGCGAAGTTGGCGAACGCCGCCGACAGCGCACACATCCCGTCTATCAAAAGCCTAAACTTCTAGCTGAAGCCCCCAATCAGGTCTGGTCTTGGGACATCACCAAGCTGAGGGGCCCGGTGAAATGGTCCTACTTCTATCTCTATGTCATCCTCGACATCTTCAGCCGCCGCGTTGTTGGCTGGCGCGTCGAGCACGCGGAGAGCGCCAGCCAGTTCAAAGAGCTGTTCATCGACGCGATGGAAAAACACGAGGTTCCACGCGATCAGCTGACATTGCATGCAGATCGCGGTGGGCCCATGAAGGCAAAGACGACAGCCCTGATGCTGGTTGATCTTGGTGTGCTCAAGTCCCACAGTCGGCCCCACACCTCAAACGACAACCCGTTCTCCGAAGCCCACTTCAAAACACTGAAATATCAGCCAGAGTTCCCCAAGAACTTTGAAACCATCGAGCAGGCTTGCGCATTCTGCCGCAGGTTCTTTGCATGGTATAACCAAGACCATCATAACGCCGGGATTGGTCTGATGACGCCCGACCAAATCCATTTTGGGCAGGCCCAAGAAATCTACACCGCGCGACAAGCAACACTAGACGCGGCATTCCTCGCCACGCCCGAACGCTTCGTACACAAACCACCAAAACCGCCTCAAATCCCGACCGCCGTCTGGATCAACCCACCAAAACCAACCGAAGAAACCCAAGCCTAA
- a CDS encoding IS256-like element ISOan6 family transposase, producing MGTTNIVDFARRDEMTDALTELLKTGAQQLIATAVEAELVSYLAQFTGLRTDAGHAAVVRNGHHPARPFQTGIGPVSVRIPKVRSKDGTPVTFRSALVPPYVRRTKTLEAALPWLYLKGISSGEMAPALKVLLGPDAVGLSANTVSRLKRDWANEYEAWKGAELDDEPIVYIWADGVHSGLRGEDDKLCALVIIGVTARGKKRFLAIEDGVRESTQSWREVLLNLKSRGMNAPKLAIGDGAMGFWAAMDEVYPETRHQRCWQHKTMNVLNCLPKLSQPKAKAALHDIWQAETKVDAEKAFDLFIKTYEPKYPKATLCLQKDREELMAFFDFPAQHWQSIRTSNPIESAFATIRHRTKRSKGCLSRDGMLHMMFKLGQCAEQNWRKLRGFDYLAKVITGVTFKDGIETTNPDQITA from the coding sequence ATGGGAACTACTAACATTGTTGATTTTGCGCGTCGAGACGAGATGACGGACGCGTTGACGGAGTTGCTGAAAACGGGAGCACAACAATTGATCGCGACAGCAGTTGAGGCTGAGCTTGTCAGTTATTTGGCGCAATTTACCGGCTTACGCACCGATGCCGGTCACGCGGCAGTCGTGCGTAATGGACATCATCCGGCCCGCCCGTTTCAAACGGGCATTGGCCCTGTGAGCGTGCGCATTCCAAAGGTTCGGTCCAAGGACGGCACACCGGTGACATTCCGGTCTGCCCTGGTGCCGCCCTATGTGCGTCGCACGAAGACGCTGGAAGCGGCCTTGCCATGGCTTTACCTCAAAGGGATCTCCAGCGGCGAGATGGCTCCCGCCCTCAAGGTTCTTCTGGGCCCAGATGCCGTTGGCTTGTCGGCTAATACGGTTTCGCGTTTAAAACGCGATTGGGCCAATGAATACGAGGCTTGGAAAGGCGCTGAGTTAGATGACGAGCCCATCGTCTATATCTGGGCCGACGGCGTTCACAGCGGCCTTCGGGGCGAGGATGACAAGCTCTGTGCCCTTGTTATTATTGGGGTAACTGCCCGTGGCAAGAAGCGATTTCTGGCAATTGAGGATGGGGTGCGCGAGTCCACGCAGAGCTGGCGCGAGGTTCTGCTTAACCTCAAAAGCCGAGGCATGAATGCGCCCAAACTGGCCATCGGGGACGGTGCCATGGGGTTTTGGGCGGCCATGGACGAAGTCTATCCTGAGACCCGCCATCAACGCTGTTGGCAACACAAAACGATGAACGTGCTCAATTGTTTACCCAAGCTGTCTCAGCCAAAAGCCAAGGCCGCGCTGCACGACATCTGGCAGGCCGAGACCAAAGTCGATGCAGAAAAGGCGTTCGATCTGTTCATCAAAACCTACGAACCCAAATATCCCAAGGCCACACTATGCCTGCAAAAAGATCGTGAGGAACTCATGGCATTCTTCGACTTCCCGGCGCAGCATTGGCAAAGCATCCGCACTAGCAATCCAATTGAATCGGCCTTCGCGACGATCCGGCATCGTACCAAGCGTTCAAAGGGCTGCCTGTCACGCGATGGCATGCTGCACATGATGTTCAAACTGGGGCAATGTGCTGAGCAAAATTGGAGGAAGCTACGCGGCTTTGACTACCTCGCAAAAGTCATCACAGGCGTCACGTTCAAAGACGGAATCGAAACCACAAACCCCGACCAGATCACCGCATGA
- a CDS encoding DUF924 family protein, producing MGIIATFARHPHRNAVLGRASTAAEEAYIATGDFVRSYCQIWCLSIVCHAVIWSGFVVSIPSLNVTPVMTFAR from the coding sequence ATGGGGATTATTGCGACGTTCGCTCGACACCCGCACCGCAACGCGGTTCTCGGCCGTGCGTCCACCGCCGCAGAGGAGGCCTATATCGCCACAGGTGATTTTGTGCGGAGTTATTGTCAAATCTGGTGTTTGAGTATTGTTTGTCATGCGGTGATCTGGTCGGGGTTTGTGGTTTCGATTCCGTCTTTGAACGTGACGCCTGTGATGACTTTTGCGAGGTAG
- a CDS encoding DUF924 family protein: MTEHTFEPNEVLDLWFPQTGHETAIETHGAFWDERMQGGMDATIVDSFGPLTIAAARGELDHWAQTARGRLALLITLDQFPRSLWRDTPGAFAQDIKATRLALEGIANGHFAELMPWEQTFFIIAITHCEGPDHWDRLNAQWDVIATIEAAMPDVLAGMRGALRGQHERGMSRTMLKIGRVALLD; this comes from the coding sequence ATGACGGAACACACATTTGAACCCAATGAAGTCCTCGACCTCTGGTTCCCACAAACTGGCCATGAGACCGCGATAGAAACCCACGGCGCATTTTGGGATGAACGAATGCAAGGCGGCATGGACGCCACAATCGTCGACTCTTTTGGGCCTTTGACCATCGCTGCGGCGCGCGGTGAACTGGATCACTGGGCGCAAACCGCGCGCGGACGGTTAGCACTTCTTATTACATTGGATCAATTCCCGCGCTCACTATGGCGCGACACGCCGGGTGCATTTGCGCAAGACATCAAAGCGACGCGCCTCGCGCTAGAGGGGATCGCGAACGGTCATTTCGCCGAATTGATGCCGTGGGAACAGACATTTTTCATCATCGCGATTACCCACTGTGAAGGGCCAGATCATTGGGACCGACTCAATGCACAATGGGACGTAATCGCAACCATAGAAGCAGCTATGCCCGATGTTTTGGCGGGCATGCGCGGCGCACTTCGGGGGCAGCATGAACGGGGGATGTCCCGTACGATGTTGAAAATCGGGCGAGTGGCGCTGCTTGATTGA